The region ATGTGCTGATCAGCCTGATTTCACTTTATCAAACGGGAAACGGCAAGTTGCGGACAAAGAACTAGCCGCTCCATGCGGCGGGTCGCGCGGCTTACTCCTCGTGAGTATGAACTGTATCTCCCACTCTTGGAAGGCTTTACTTTGAAAGAGTCTGCAGGACAGCTTTTGATCAAATATTCCACAGCGAATACGCACATGACAGGCATCTACAAAAAATTAAGAGTCAAATCTAGAGCAGCGCTGATTATCAACTATCGCGACATCAATGGATGAGACACGCAGGCTCCATGACAGGTACAGATAAACCCCTGCGAATCCGGTGCAAGACCGTCGGAACTGAAATCACAATGACTGAGCATAAAAACAGTTTTGAGTACAAAGAAGCTACGCAGGCCGAGGAGAATATCTATACCGCTGAGGACGTAGAAACGGGCAAGACCATGGCGGGGCTTTCCTATTTCCTTTTCTTCTTGCCGCTGCTGACCTGTAGCGAATCTAAGTATGCGAAACTCCATGCCAATCAATCCCTACTACTCCTAATCACAGCCATAGCAGGAAATATGACATTATGTCTTTAGAAAACAATAGACTATATCTGTATACAGACATAGCCTATTGTGGAAAACATCCTATTACAGCCATCCACGGAGCTTAACTGCCTCCGCTACTCGATTAATGGCGATCACATATGCAGCATCCCGCATATACAGACTCTTCTCTTGAGCAAGCTGATGAACTGCATGAAAAGCGGATGTCATCTTGAAATCCAGTTTCTCCAAGACCTCTTCCTTTGACCAGAAGTAGTTCATATTACACTGCACTTGCTCGAAATAACTACAGGTGACTCCGCCAGCATTACATAGAAAATCAGGAACAACATAGATATTCTTAGCCTTTATCAGCTCATCGCTATCCGGGGTTGTCGGTCCGTTTGCTCCCTCACAAATCACTTTTACCTGACTGCTGACTTTTGCGAAAGAGGCTGGTGTAATTTGGTTCTCAAGCGCACAAGGAAGGAGAATATCAACATCCTGGGCAATCCATTCGCTGCCGTCTAGTAGCTCACATCCAAGCTCCTGGGCCTTTTCTTTATTGATTGTTCCATAAGGATCCTTTATAGCGGCCATTTGCTCAACGTCAAGCCCGTTTGCATTACGGAAGGTCCAAGCCTTTTTGTCGTGATTATCCCAGCATGATATGGCTATAATCTTCCCGCCAAGCTGTGTATACATTCGAGCTGCATATTCAGCAACGTTCCCGAAGCCTTGGAGGCTTGCGGTTGTCTTCGTAATATCAATGTTCAATGCTTTAAGTGCTTCTCTAAGTGTATAAATAACCCCGTATCCGGTAGCTTCCTTACGACCTAATGAACCACCCATTCCCACTGGTTTTCCAGTAATGGTACCTGGATAATGACCACCATGGATCGTCTCGTATTCATCTAGCATCCATAGCATATGTTGACCAGTGCTCATAACATCTGGGGCGGGCACATCAATTACAGGGCCAATGTTTTTAGCTATCTGCCTGACATATCCGCGGCATAGACGCTCTTGTTCGCCCTTTGATAGGTTACGAGGATCACAGACAATGCCACCCTTTCCACCACCAAGGGGAATGTCTACCACTGCGCATTTCCACGTCATCCACATGGCTAATGCCCGAATTGTATCAATTGTCTCTTCCGGATGGAAACGGATGCCGCCTTTTGCGGGCCCCCGGGCATCGTTATGTTTAATCCGATAAGCATTGAATA is a window of Limnochordia bacterium DNA encoding:
- a CDS encoding Glu/Leu/Phe/Val dehydrogenase, with protein sequence MGENYNAYVTAQKQFDDVANVIDLDQSVRELLRQPSQEIHFTIPVKMDDGTTKVFNAYRIKHNDARGPAKGGIRFHPEETIDTIRALAMWMTWKCAVVDIPLGGGKGGIVCDPRNLSKGEQERLCRGYVRQIAKNIGPVIDVPAPDVMSTGQHMLWMLDEYETIHGGHYPGTITGKPVGMGGSLGRKEATGYGVIYTLREALKALNIDITKTTASLQGFGNVAEYAARMYTQLGGKIIAISCWDNHDKKAWTFRNANGLDVEQMAAIKDPYGTINKEKAQELGCELLDGSEWIAQDVDILLPCALENQITPASFAKVSSQVKVICEGANGPTTPDSDELIKAKNIYVVPDFLCNAGGVTCSYFEQVQCNMNYFWSKEEVLEKLDFKMTSAFHAVHQLAQEKSLYMRDAAYVIAINRVAEAVKLRGWL